The Misgurnus anguillicaudatus chromosome 21, ASM2758022v2, whole genome shotgun sequence genome includes a window with the following:
- the LOC129430398 gene encoding uncharacterized protein, with product MSQIKSLEVLNDCNENQKILSKLPDWLASMWNRQVIEIEEETKTFPTFSKFVKFLTREAKIACNPVTSLHALKSNEVGKGKVSRNQDTRAKVLTVQSSERADASKCAFCERSGHGIHKCRKFMEKNVAERIKFVQMSKLCFGCLKPGHRSKHCENRSACEKCQKKHPSCLHEDRTKEAKRTPQSDQSKDKLMERKPESMQMKETTSEATSNRVIQDVINTHTSTIVPVWVSTTNEPNHEVLVYALLDTQSDTTFILEEIAQALDTKKEAVQLKLSTMVSKSTIVPCQKLTGLIVRGFYSDKKIALPVTYSREFIPANRTHIPTPKTAKVWPHLMHIAEKIAPQQVCDIGLLIGYNCPQALLPRKIVSGEENQPFAQKTDLGWSIVGCGNPSVDYGDAIGVSHHIIMKQVIPSLQSSLNLKGEVHYICRTQIKEIITPPNVIKALESDFNEKVAEDSRISQEDLRFLSKMKTSIRQKEDGHYEMPLPFKEDRPNLPNNKGCAIHRLKCLEKRLKRNEKYYRDYVDFMNETIARGDAEKVPAEEADKNPAWYIPHHGVYHPQKPEKIRVVFDCSAKFQGTSLNDHLLVGPELTNTLVGVLCRFRKGPVAIMCDVERMFHQFHVKEQDQDYLRFLWWEKGDLESQPQIYRMKVHLFGAASSPGCANYGLKHIAAQGHGSFSETSIRFIERNFYVDDGLTSVSTVDEAVKLIKEARELCSTGRLHLHKFVTNSQEVKASIPQEECAQSAVDHDLALGELHVERALGVKWCIRSDSFQFRIFIKEQPLTRRGVLSTVASLYDPLGFAAPFILVGKQILQQMCQDKAGWDEPLKENLRPKWEAWLSDLQQLADVKIPRCYLPSTFQEVRRYELHHFSDASASGYGECTYLKAIDTSGNVHCSLVMGKARVAPTKITTIPRLELSAAVVAVQTSDLLRKELEINNLDEYFWTDSRVVLGYINNDAKRFHVFVANRVQRIKQSTDAKQWRYVTSEENPADYASRGLTAEELISSNWFTGPKFLWQEELPRDVKVEEIVDNDPELRKAQVHKTQTKEESSLLDRLQKFSDWSRVIKAIARLQRRAKELKDVSPRVNEATSIEERKNAELTIIKMVQQSAFYDEIQRLQQQKEIDSNNSTNKLHHLNPFLDEHGILRVGGRLAHAALHPHVKHPAILPQHSHISLLLIKHYHERVYHQGRGMTINELRSNGYWIVGCSKVVSSYIYKCTRCRKFRRGTEEQKMANLPPERMEATPPFTYCGMDCFGPFYIKEGRKELKRYGLLFTCMCSRAVHVEMLDDLSTDAFINALRAFIAIRGPVRQLRSDQGTNFVGARREFAEALKEMNKECLKEFGCEFVMNTPSASHMGGIWERQIRTIRSVLTSILDQSAQRLDSASLRTFLYEVMAVVNSRPLTTEYLNDSSGPQPLTPNHILTMKSSVILPPPGEFVKEDIYLRKRWRRVQYLANVFWSRWRKEYLLNLQNRQKWHKRRRDAKVNDIVILKDDTAPRCQWKLAKVTEVHSSTDGCVRTVKLLISDSTLDNKGKRVTKMTYLERPIQKIVTLIEAE from the coding sequence ATGTCGCAGATTAAAAGCCTTGAAGTCCTTAATGATTGTAATGAGAACCAGAAAATCCTTTCCAAACTTCCTGATTGGTTAGCCTCAATGTGGAATCGTCAGGTCATAGAAATTGAAGAAGAAACTAAGACATTTCCTACCTTCAGTAAGTTTGTAAAGTTTCTAACACGAGAAGCTAAAATTGCTTGCAACCCAGTGACATCACTTCATGCACTGAAGTCTAATGAGGTTGGAAAGGGAAAGGTTTCAAGAAATCAAGACACTAGAGCAAAAGTGTTAACAGTCCAGTCCAGTGAGAGAGCAGATGCTTCAAAATGTGCCTTCTGTGAGAGATCAGGACATGGTATACACAAATGTCGTAAGTTTATGGAGAAAAATGTTGCAGAGCGAATCAAGTTTGTTCAAATGAGCAAGTTATGTTTTGGATGTTTAAAACCTGGTCATCGCTCAAAGCACTGTGAAAATAGAAGTGCATGTGAGAAGTGCCAGAAGAAACACCCCTCATGTCTACATGAGGATCGTACCAAAGAAGCAAAGAGGACCCCACAATCAGATCAGTCAAAGGACAAGTTGATGGAAAGAAAACCAGAGTCAATGCAAATGAAAGAGACCACAAGTGAAGCAACATCCAACCGTGTAATACAGGATGTGATTAACACTCATACCTCTACAATTGTACCAGTATGGGTCTCTACTACCAATGAACCAAATCATGAAGTTCTGGTTTACGCACTTCTAGATACCCAGAGTGATACAACCTTCATCCTGGAGGAAATAGCTCAAGCTCTTGACACTAAGAAAGAAGCTGTGCAGCTGAAGCTCTCAACGATGGTATCAAAGAGCACCATTGTTCCATGCCAGAAGCTAACTGGTTTAATTGTGAGAGGATTTTATTCAGATAAGAAGATTGCGCTGCCAGTAACCTATTCAAGAGAGTTTATCCCTGCAAACAGAACTCACATTCCTACACCAAAAACGGCAAAAGTGTGGCCTCATCTAATGCACATAGCTGAGAAGATTGCTCCTCAACAAGTTTGTGATATTGGCCTTCTGATTGGCTACAACTGCCCTCAAGCTCTCCTTCCTAGAAAAATAGTGTCTGGTGAAGAAAATCAGCCATTTGCCCAAAAAACAGATCTAGGCTGGAGCATTGTTGGCTGTGGAAATCCCTCTGTAGACTACGGGGATGCTATTGGAGTGAGTCATCACATCATAATGAAACAAGTAATACCAAGTCTACAGTCTTCTCTcaatcttaaaggggaagttcaTTACATCTGTAGAACACAAATTAAAGAAATCATTACTCCACCAAATGTCATCAAAGCTCTTGAGTCTGACTTCAATGAAAAGGTGGCAGAGGACAGTCGCATTTCTCAAGAAGACCTAcgttttctgtcaaaaatgaaaacaagCATCAGACAGAAAGAAGATGGTCATTATGAAATGCCTTTGCCTTTCAAAGAAGACAGACCAAACTTGCCCAATAATAAAGGATGTGCTATCCATCGCCTAAAATGCTTGGAAAAAAGgcttaaaagaaatgaaaaatattatagaGACTATGTGGACTTTATGAATGAGACAATTGCTCGAGGAGATGCTGAGAAAGTCCCAGCTGAAGAAGCTGACAAGAACCCTGCTTGGTACATTCCCCATCATGGGGTTTACCATCCTCAAAAACCTGAGAAGATCCGTGTAGTATTTGATTGCTCGGCAAAGTTCCAAGGTACATCCCTTAATGACCATTTGTTAGTTGGTCCAGAGTTAACAAACACCCTTGTAGGTGTTCTCTGTCGTTTCCGAAAGGGTCCGGTGGCAATCATGTGCGATGTAGAGCGCATGTTTCACCAATTCCATGTGAAGGAACAAGATCAAGACTACTTACGGTTTCTCTGGTGGGAGAAAGGAGATCTAGAATCCCAGCCGCAGATCTATAGGATGAAAGTACACCTCTTTGGTGCAGCCTCCTCACCCGGGTGTGCCAACTACGGCCTCAAGCATATTGCCGCTCAAGGTCATGGCAGCTTCAGCGAAACCTCCATTCGATTTATAGAAAGGAATTTCTATGTCGATGACGGATTGACAAGTGTTTCAACTGTGGATGAAGCTGTCAAGCTGATAAAGGAAGCAAGAGAACTTTGTAGCACAGGAAGGCTTCATTTGCATAAATTTGTAACGAACAGTCAAGAAGTGAAAGCATCTATTCCGCAGGAAGAATGTGCACAGAGTGCTGTAGATCATGACTTGGCTTTGGGTGAGCTTCACGTGGAAAGGGCGCTTGGTGTGAAATGGTGCATCAGATCTGATAGCTTCCAGTTCAGAATATTCATTAAGGAACAACCACTCACCAGAAGAGGAGTTCTGTCCACTGTGGCATCTTTGTATGACCCACTTGGCTTTGCAGCACCCTTTATCCTTGTTGGTAAACAAATACTACAGCAGATGTGTCAAGATAAAGCTGGTTGGGATGAACCACTTAAGGAGAATTTGAGACCAAAGTGGGAAGCTTGGCTTTCAGATCTACAACAATTGGCTGATGTGAAGATCCCGCGATGTTATCTACCGTCAACCTTTCAGGAAGTTCGGCGTTATGAGCTTCATCATTTCTCTGATGCTAGTGCATCTGGATATGGAGAATGCACATATCTCAAAGCCATTGATACATCAGGAAATGTTCATTGTTCCTTGGTTATGGGCAAAGCCAGAGTTGCTCCTACTAAGATTACAACAATACCAAGGCTGGAGTTATCAGCGGCAGTAGTTGCTGTACAAACAAGTGACTTGCTCAGGAAAGAGCTTGAGATAAACAACCTAGATGAGTACTTCTGGACAGACTCGAGGGTTGTCCTTGGGTATATTAATAATGATGCAAAGAGATTTCATGTCTTTGTAGCAAACCGCGTTCAACGCATTAAACAAAGTACCGATGCAAAACAATGGAGATATGTGACTTCTGAAGAAAACCCTGCGGATTATGCATCCAGAGGCCTTACAGCAGAAGAACTCATATCCTCCAACTGGTTTACAGGACCAAAATTTCTGTGGCAAGAGGAATTGCCCAGAGATGTCAAGGTGGAAGAGATCGTAGACAATGACCCAGAGTTGAGAAAAGCTCAAGTTCACAAAACTCAAACAAAGGAAGAAAGTTCATTGCTGGATAGACTTCAAAAGTTTTCGGATTGGTCAAGAGTGATAAAAGCTATTGCAAGACTTCAGCGACGTGCCAAGGAACTCAAAGATGTAAGTCCAAGAGTTAATGAAGCCACCAGTattgaagaaagaaagaatgcaGAGCTTACCATAATCAAAATGGTCCAACAATCAGCATTTTATGATGAGATCCAGAGACTCCAACAACAGAAGGAGATTGACTCCAACAACAGCACAAACAAACTGCATCACCTGAATCCCTTCTTAGACGAGCATGGTATCCTCAGGGTGGGAGGTCGCTTAGCACATGCTGCGTTACACCCACATGTAAAACATCCAGCAATACTCCCACAACATAGTCATATATCATTGTTACTCATCAAACATTATCATGAACGAGTGTATCACCAGGGAAGAGGAATGACAATTAATGAGCTGCGATCAAATGGTTACTGGATTGTGGGATGCAGCAAAGTAGTGTCTTCATATATCTACAAATGCACTAGGTGCAGGAAATTCAGAAGAGGCACTGAAGAGCAAAAGATGGCGAATCTTCCTCCAGAACGCATGGAAGCAACCCCACCTTTCACATACTGTGGGATGGACTGTTTCGGTCCTTTCTACATCAAAGAAGGAAGAAAGGAGCTGAAGCGCTATGGGCTTCTATTTACATGTATGTGTTCCAGGGCTGTACATGTAGAAATGTTGGATGATTTGTCCACTGATGCATTCATTAATGCTTTGCGTGCTTTCATTGCCATACGTGGACCAGTGCGTCAACTTAGATCGGACCAGGGCACTAATTTTGTTGGTGCAAGACGAGAATTTGCTGAAGCACTAAAAGAAATGAATAAAGAATGCCTAAAGGAGTTCGGCTGTGAGTTCGTCATGAACACCCCATCAGCCAGTCACATGGGTGGCATTTGGGAGAGGCAAATAAGAACAATAAGAAGTGTCTTGACATCCATCCTGGATCAATCGGCTCAAAGGCTTGATAGTGCCTCTCTAAGAACATTTCTCTATGAAGTCATGGCTGTTGTCAATAGCAGACCTTTAACCACAGAGTATCTGAATGATTCATCAGGTCCGCAACCACTTACACCTAACCATATCTTGACGATGAAGTCTTCGGTAATTTTGCCACCACCTGGAGAGTTTGTCAAGGAAGACATCTACCTACGCAAGAGATGGCGAAGGGTCCAGTATTTAGCAAATGTATTCTGGTCACGATGGAGAAAAGAGTATCTTCTGAACCTCCAAAACAGGCAGAAATGGCACAAACGTCGTAGAGATGCAAAGGTCAATGACATCGTCATTCTCAAAGATGACACTGCTCCACGCTGTCAATGGAAGTTAGCGAAGGTAACAGAAGTACACAGCAGTACAGATGGCTGTGTGAGAACAGTGAAGTTATTGATCAGTGATTCGACACTAGATAACAAGGGCAAACGTGTTACTAAAATGACTTACCTTGAAAGGCCCATCCAGAAAATAGTTACCTTGATTGAAGCAGAATAA